The Clostridiales bacterium FE2011 sequence CAGGGAAGCGATCAGCGACCTGAATGCAAGGGATCCCTGGATTTGTGATATCAGCGCCAGTTTCGGTATTTACGCGGAAATTCCGGGGAAAGAGGATACCCTTGACCAGTATATGACGATGGCTGACAGGCGGATGTATGAGGAAAAGAACAGCCGTAAATTCGGACGAAGGAAAGAAGACCTGAAGATAAACAATGAAAAAGGCTGAAACCGTTCAGTGTTTCAGCCTTTTTGAATCCGGAAACCGGAATTATTCCTCGCTTCCGCGCATTTCGGTAAAGCGTTTGAAAAGGATGTCTTCCAGCTCTTCATCGGGAGCGTTGTAAACATCGTTGCCTTCTTCATCCTGTTCAATCTTCAGGAAGAAAACAGCGTCATCCTCTTCCGGCTCAGCCAGGGCGAGATAAACATCTCCCTCGTATTCCAGCGCATCAACGAAAATGAAGGATACGGTTTCACCGTCATCACCGATCATTTCGATGATATCGCCTTCGGTCAGGGCGTTCACATCATCCTGTTCAAAGGAATCCTCATTGTTTTTGATTTCATCGCTCATGATATTAACCCTCCTTGTTTTTATTTTCTTCCAGCCACTGCCGGAGTATTACCGAAGCGGCAATCATATCCACCTTCTGCTTCCGCCCGGCGCGGGAAACTCCGCCCTCAATCAGCGCATCCTCCGCAGAGACCGTGGACAAGCGTTCATCCTGGAAAACAACCTGCAGACCTGCTTTGACCAGCTGATCGCAGAACTGGCGGACCTTCTGCGCCTGAAAGCCCTCGGAACCGTCCATATTCAGCGGCAGGCCGGAAAGAATACGGTTGGTCTCATAGCGTTCACAAATGGAAACAATCCGGCGCGTATCCGGCCCCCAGCCAACCCGCTGGATCACCTCCACGGGAGAGGCGATGGTTCCGGTGGGATCTGAAACAGCCACACCGATCCGGACGTCACCGATATCCAGGCAGACAATTCGTTCGTTCATACTTCTTGGAAAAAAGCGTGCCTCCGGAGATACAGCAGGCTGTTCCGGAGGCAGCGTTCTATCAGTCGTGGTTGCTGTTGCGGCGGGGAGGACGACGGTTTCCATCATGACGGGAGAAATCCGTTCCGGAAGCATATTCAATGTCGTTCCTGATCAGATTAATCCGGCCCTGGGCGTCAATCTCGTTGACCTTGACTTCCAGCTCGTCACCGATATTGACAACATCTTCCACCTTTTCAACCCGCTTGTTGTCCAGCTTGGAAATGTGGATCATACCGTCCTTGCCGGGAGCCAGTTCCACAAAGGCACCGAAGTTCATGATGCGGACAACCTTTCCGGTATACACATCGCCGACTTCGATATCCTTGGCAATGCCCTCGATGATGTGGCGAGCCTTATCGGCAGCCTGCTGATCAGGCGTGGAGATAAAGACGCTGCCGTCATCCTCGATATCAATCTTCACACCGGTTTCAGCAATGATCTTGTTGATCATCTTTCCGCCGGGTCCGATGACTTCGCGGATCTTCTCGGGATTGATGGTGAAGCGGATAATCTTCGGAGCGTAGGGGCTCAGTTCAGCCCTGGGCTGTCCGAGGGTATCCAGCATGATCTTCAGGATATGCAGGCGGCCTTCCAGTGCCTGACGCAGCGCCTGCTGCAGGATGGCACGGTTGATACCCGCAATCTTGATGTCCATCTGCAGGGCAGTGATACCATTCATGGAACCGGCAACTTTGAAGTCCATGTCGCCAAGGAAGTCTTCCAGGCCCTGGATGTCAGTCAGGACAGCCAGCTTGCCGCTTTCCTTATCGGTGATCAGACCCATGGCCACACCGGCAACGGGGGCATGAATCGGAACGCCGGCGTCCATCAGGCTCAGTGTGGAGCCGCAGACGGAAGCCATGGAAGAAGAACCGTTGGAGGACAGGATTTCACTGACCAGACGCAGGGCGTAGGGGAATTCTTCCTCAGAGGGGATGACGGGCAGCAGGGCCCGTTCAGCCAGAGCGCCGTGACCGATTTCGCGGCGGCCGGGGCTCTTCAGACGGCCGGCTTCACCGGTGGCATACGGCGGCATATTGTAGTGATGGATGTAGCGCTTGAAATCTTCACTGCTCAGGCCGTCCAGGGTCTGACCTTCGCTGACAGTGCCCAGGGTGGTCACAGTCAGGGCCTGGGTCTGGCCGCGGGTGAAGATAGCGCTGCCGTGGGTCCGCGGAAGGACGCCGACATCGCACCAGATGGGGCGGATTTCGGTAACCTTGCGGCCGTCAGGACGAATACCCTCATTCAGGATCTTCGCGCGCATGACTTCTTTATTGAGGTAGTACAGCGCATCCTCAATTTCGCTTTCGCGGCCTTCGAACTTTTCAGCCAGGGCAGCCAGGGTCTCCTGCTTGGTCTGCGCTTCACGCTGCTGGCGTTCAGAACGATCGAAAGTATCGAAGGTCCAGACGCACTTGTCATAGGCAAATTCACGAACAGCGGCCTTGATGTCATCACCGGTGGTGATCAGCGGCACAACCTGCTTTTCCTTGCCGATTTCGGCAACGATCTGCTTCTGGAAGGCAACCAGCTTTTTGATCTCTTCGTGACCAAAGAGGATGGCGTCGAGCATGGTTTCTTCGGACAGTTCCTTGGCACCGGCTTCAACCATCATGATGGCCTCTTCCGTACCGGCCACATAGAGGCTCAGATCGCTTTCAGCACGCTGGGCTTCATCGGGGCAGATGACAAACTGACCGTTGACACGGCCCACCAGCACAGCGCCGGTCGGTCCGTTCCACGGAATATCGCTGACAGCCAGGGCAACGGAAGAACCGATCATGGCCGGGATTTCCGGAGGAACATCCTGTTCCACGCTGAGGATGGTGACAACAACCTGGACATCGTTCCGCATTCCCTTTTCGAACAGGGGGCGGAGAGGACGGTCGATCAGGCGGCAGGTCAGGGTAGCCTTTTCAGAGGGACGGCCTTCACGCTTGATGAAACCGCCGGGGATTTTGCCAACGGAATACTGCTTCTCTTCCACATCAACTGCGAGAGGGAAGAAATCCACGCCTTCGCGGGGAGCGGGAGCCATGGTGGCATTGACCATAACGACGGTATCGCCCAGGTGGACCCAGACAGAACCGTTGGCCTGCTCACAGTACCTGCCGAACTCCAGCGTCAGGGGACGGCCGGCAAAATCCATTGTGTACTTTTTGGATTCCATACGTTTCACTCCTTCTAAAAAATTGTCTCCGGAGCGCCGTATGCTATCATATGAAAACCCCGCCGGGATTTATACCGGGGATTTTCAAGGGATAACATACGAAACTCCGCGTTCCGGGATATCTTTTAAAGCCGCCGGAGAGTTTATCTTCCGGCGGCTTTAAAAAGCGACTTGGTACCGGGAAACGGTTATTATTTACGCAGGTTCAGCTTGGAAATCAGGGAACGGTAGCGCTCAATATCCGTTTTCTTGAGGTACTCGAGCATGTTGCGGCGGCGGCCAACCATCAGCAGCAGACCACGATTGGAATGATGGTCGTTCTTGTTGCTCTTCAGGTGCTCGTTCAGGTGATTGATTCTCTCTGTGAGGAGAGCGATCTGAACTTCGGGGGAGCCGGTGTCGCCTTCATGCTGTGCATAAGCGGCAATAATCTCGGATTTGTTCATGGGAAAATTCCTCCTTTAATGACCGGACGGGCCGGTATTTCATGTCCGCCAATTGCCGTGAACCCGGAGTATCGTTGGAGACTCGATAGTCTGAGCAGACGGTTCATACACGAACGACGTATATAATAACAAAAATAGAACGATTTGTAAACTGCCAAAGCGGAAAAAAGTGAACTTTTTCAACAAATCCGGCGTCATGACATTATAACTGGTACAAGGCAACGCCGGTTTTTCCGTCAAATTCATTCACCATAACTGATACAACTTCACTGTGACTGGTGGGGATATTTTTACCCACATAATCAGGACGGATCGGCAGTTCCCGATGGCCGCGGTCTATGAGCACCGCCAGCTGGATGGAATCCGGACGGCCGTAATGGAAGACGGCTTCAATCGCCGCACGCACCGTACGTCCCGTATAGATCACGTCATCCACGAGAATAACCTTTTTGCCGTTGATATCGCAGGGAATGGAAGTGGCGCCGGTTTCGGGAAGATCACTGACTTCGGTCAAGTCGTCCCGGTAGAGTGAAATATCGATGCTGCCCAGGGGAACATCCGTCCCCTCAAAGCTGCGGATATTATCCCGCAGGATGGCGGCAAGCGGCATCCCCCTGCGATGAATCCCCAGCAGGATAATATCGGCTGTGCCGTTGTTTTTTTCAATAATTTCGTGGGTGATGCGCTTCATGCTTCGAAGCACAGCAGCTTCATCCATGATTTCAGATTTCAGTTCCATAAAGTTTAAAAGGGCGGG is a genomic window containing:
- the pyrR gene encoding bifunctional pyr operon transcriptional regulator/uracil phosphoribosyltransferase PyrR, producing the protein MELKSEIMDEAAVLRSMKRITHEIIEKNNGTADIILLGIHRRGMPLAAILRDNIRSFEGTDVPLGSIDISLYRDDLTEVSDLPETGATSIPCDINGKKVILVDDVIYTGRTVRAAIEAVFHYGRPDSIQLAVLIDRGHRELPIRPDYVGKNIPTSHSEVVSVMVNEFDGKTGVALYQL
- the ruvX gene encoding Holliday junction resolvase RuvX, with the protein product MNERIVCLDIGDVRIGVAVSDPTGTIASPVEVIQRVGWGPDTRRIVSICERYETNRILSGLPLNMDGSEGFQAQKVRQFCDQLVKAGLQVVFQDERLSTVSAEDALIEGGVSRAGRKQKVDMIAASVILRQWLEENKNKEG
- a CDS encoding polyribonucleotide nucleotidyltransferase; protein product: MESKKYTMDFAGRPLTLEFGRYCEQANGSVWVHLGDTVVMVNATMAPAPREGVDFFPLAVDVEEKQYSVGKIPGGFIKREGRPSEKATLTCRLIDRPLRPLFEKGMRNDVQVVVTILSVEQDVPPEIPAMIGSSVALAVSDIPWNGPTGAVLVGRVNGQFVICPDEAQRAESDLSLYVAGTEEAIMMVEAGAKELSEETMLDAILFGHEEIKKLVAFQKQIVAEIGKEKQVVPLITTGDDIKAAVREFAYDKCVWTFDTFDRSERQQREAQTKQETLAALAEKFEGRESEIEDALYYLNKEVMRAKILNEGIRPDGRKVTEIRPIWCDVGVLPRTHGSAIFTRGQTQALTVTTLGTVSEGQTLDGLSSEDFKRYIHHYNMPPYATGEAGRLKSPGRREIGHGALAERALLPVIPSEEEFPYALRLVSEILSSNGSSSMASVCGSTLSLMDAGVPIHAPVAGVAMGLITDKESGKLAVLTDIQGLEDFLGDMDFKVAGSMNGITALQMDIKIAGINRAILQQALRQALEGRLHILKIMLDTLGQPRAELSPYAPKIIRFTINPEKIREVIGPGGKMINKIIAETGVKIDIEDDGSVFISTPDQQAADKARHIIEGIAKDIEVGDVYTGKVVRIMNFGAFVELAPGKDGMIHISKLDNKRVEKVEDVVNIGDELEVKVNEIDAQGRINLIRNDIEYASGTDFSRHDGNRRPPRRNSNHD
- a CDS encoding DUF1292 domain-containing protein: MSDEIKNNEDSFEQDDVNALTEGDIIEMIGDDGETVSFIFVDALEYEGDVYLALAEPEEDDAVFFLKIEQDEEGNDVYNAPDEELEDILFKRFTEMRGSEE
- the rpsO gene encoding 30S ribosomal protein S15, whose protein sequence is MNKSEIIAAYAQHEGDTGSPEVQIALLTERINHLNEHLKSNKNDHHSNRGLLLMVGRRRNMLEYLKKTDIERYRSLISKLNLRK